In the genome of Methylococcus sp. EFPC2, the window GCTTGAGCGCAGCCGCGGCCTGCCGGACTTTCGGGTTGTCCTCCGGTGTGGTGGCCTGCACCCGCGCATCGGCGCCGGCCAATTCGGCGCGCGCCTGGCGAACGTCCGCTTCGAGTTCGCGGAAATGGTATTCGGTATCTTCGACCTGCTGTCCCGACACCGCGCCCTCGCCGGCCACGCTGCGGTAACGGGATAGATCGCGGCGCACGCGGTTCAGCATTGCTTCCTTGGCGGCGAGTTTCTCACGCAATTCCTCGCTCCGGCTAAACAGGGTTTCGACCTCGCGCACGGCATCCGCCAGATCGGCCTCGGCCTGCTCCAAGGCGACCTGAGCCTGCAATCCGTCCAGGCGCACCAGCACATTGCCCTGCCGGACGTACTGGGTGTCGTCGGCGCGGACATCGACGACCGTACCGCTGGTCTGCGCCTTGAGGGGGACCAAATTGCCCGCGACATAGGCGTCGTTGGTGACGACGTAGCGGCTGGCGCAGACCCGCCAGTAAAGCGCGTAGCCTAGCCCCGTGACCAGCACGAGAACGGAAATCACGGCCAGCCGGTGGGTACGCCGATCCAGCCGCTCGCGGTAGCGCAGGCTGCGGACCGTGTGTTTTTTCACCAGTCGCCTGATCGCTTTGATTCCAGTGGGCTTGCCTTCGTGTCGTTTGCTCATGGTTGCGTGCCGGATGCCGGCTGGGTCTGGGGATTTTCGTAGCCGCCGCCCAGGGCGGCGATCAGGCCGACGGCGGCTTGCAGATGCTCGGATCGAAGTTCGCTGGCTTTCAGGCGCTGTTCGATCAGCCTGGTTGCCGCGTCTATCTCGCCGTCGCGGGTGCTCAAGCCCGCCTGGAATCGGCGCTCGGCCAACTCGGCTTCCGCCTCCGCGGCCGCCAGCGCCCGCTCCTGGGTGGCGTCGTGATCCAGGGTTTCCCGCCAATGGGCCAATGCATCGGCGACTTGCTGCACCGCGGCCAGCAAGGCCGCGTTGTAGCCCTCCACCGCACCGGCGTGGGCCGCCTGCGCGTGCTTCAGCTCGGCCTCCAGGCGGCCGCCTTCGAAGATCGGCAGGGTCACGGTCGGCCCTATCGAATAGGCGACACTGGCTCCGTGGGACAGAAACAAGTCCTTGAGATTGAGGCTGCGCAGCCCGGCGAAACCCACCAGATCGACGTCCGGATAGAAGTTGGTCTCGGCCACTTTCACCAAACGAGCCGCCGCCTCCGCGCGCCAGAGCGCCGCTGCCACGTCGGGCCGGTGAGCCAGCAACCCCAGGGGTAGCCTTTCGGGCAGGGGGAAGCGTTCCGCATAGGCGCCGGCGGAAATGCGGATTTCCCGTCCCCAGTCGGGCCCTCGTCCGGCGAGGGCGGCGAGCCGGTTGCGCAGCGTTTGCGCTTCGGCATGCAAATGGCTTTCCCGTTGATGGGCATCTTGCAGCTTTTGCTCGTCTTCGTGCACCGGATCCTGTGCTTCCAAGCCGCGCTCCCAACGCAAACGGGCGAGACGCAGCTTTTCCGCGGATTTTTCCACCCGGGCGTGCGCCCAGGCGATGGCCTCCTCGGTCGAACCGAGCAGGAAATATGCGCGCGCCACCGCCGTGCTCAGCAGCAGGCGCGCCGCGGCGAGCTCCGAGGCTTCCGCCTTTTCCTGGCCCAGCGCCGCCTCCAGATTCGCCTTGTCCTTGCCCCAGAGATCCAGGTGGTAATTGAAAACCGCGGGATCGAGGTAGGCACCGGTGTAGGTGTGGCCGCCGGCGGGCCCGTAAAAATCGGTGGAGGAAAACCGGCGCCGGTGCAGATCGGCGCGGGCCCCCACGCTGGGCAACAGGTCCGCCGCCCGGTAATCGGCCGCGGCTTCGGCCTGGCTCAGGCGCGCGACCGCGACCTTGAGCGTCGGGCTGCCGGCCAGCGCCGCTTCGATGACCCGGTTGAGCTCGGCATTGTGAAAATCGACCCACCATTTTTCCCGGGGCCAGCGCTTCACGATGCGCTCGGCAGCCGGATCCGCGCTCAAAGTCCGCGATTCGCCGGACAAATCCATGAGCCTGGCCTGCACGCCGCCGCCGGGCAACGGCATGCAGGCGGTGAGCAGCGCGGACAGGCCGAGCAGGGTGAATGCCGGACCGACGGTTCGACGGAGACTCATGGCGCCTCCATCCGTGAGCTTAAAGCGTTTCCGCGTGTGGCTTCCCCGCGCTTGACCCGCCTTGGACGACCCACCGGCTCGGCCAGCCAGACCAGGGCCGCCAGGGCGATAAAGGCCCAGGCACAAAAGCGAAACGTGTCGTCCAGCCCGAGGATCGCGGCGTGCCGGCCCGCCACGCCGGCGAGACCCGCCACGGCTTGCGCATCTTGCAGGCCGGCGGAGTGCAGCGTGGAGATCATTGCGCCGGACAGCGGATCGTAGGCGGTCAGGCCTTCGGCCAGGCGGCTCTGGTGGAACGCGGCGCGCCGCTCCCACAACACGCCCAGCAGCGGCGACGCCACGCTGCCGCCCAGCACGCGCAACATGCCGCCCAGTTCCACCGCCTGTATCTGCCTGCGCGGCGTCAGGCCGGAAAGAAACAGCGTGGTCAGCGGCACGAACAAGCCGCCCAGGCAGAAGCCCTCCAAGACCTGCGACCACAAGACGTTGGTAAACAGGCTGCTGCGCCCGAAAAAATCGTAGCGGCTGGTCCAGTAGCAATAAGCCGCGAACGCCAGCAGGTTGAGGCTGGCCAACAGGCGCGCGTCGCGGCCTTGCGCATAACGGTGGAAAAATGCCGCCATGGGTTTGGCAAAAAATATCAAGGGCAGAAGCACCGAACCGGCCAGCAGCGAGGAATAGCCGGACACCGCCTGCAGGCGCACCAGCAGGACGGAAAGCAGGCCATACATGAACAGGAAACCCAGGCTCAGCACGAGGGTGGCCACGGCGAAATTGCGCCGGGCGAACAGCCTCAGGTCCAGCAAGGGGGTCCTGGCGCCCAGCTCCCAGGCGATGAAGCCGGCCAGCGCCGTGATGCCCAGACAGGCCAGCGCTACGAGCGGCGCCGAGTTGTACCAGTCTTCGTCCTGCCCGCGGTTCAATACCGTCTGCAAACAGCCCAGCGCCAAGACCAGCAGAACAAAGCCGACGCGATCGAAAGGAGGCGAGCGGCGCTCCGCCGTGCGCTCGATCAGCAAGGCCCAGCCCAGTCCGGCCGAGACCAGCAGCAGCGGAATGCTCAGATGAAACAGCCAGCGCCACCCCCACTGATCGGCGATCCAGCCTCCTGCGTAGGGCCCCAGGGTGAATGGGCTCAGGGCCGCGAGGCTCCATAAGGCCACGGCGTAAGCCTTCTGCGACTCGGGGTATTCCCGCATCAACAGGGTCTGCGACAAAGGCAGCGTGAGTCCGCCGAAAAATCCCTGCAACACCCGGCCCAGCACGAACGCGCTCAAATCTCCGGTGCTAGCGCAGATCAGCGAGCCGAGCGCGATGACGAGCAGGGAAAACAGGTAGAGGCGGACTTCGCCGTAGCGTGCGGCCAGCCAGGCGCTGATGGGCAGGGAGATCGCCAGGCTGACGAAGTAGTAGCTCTGCAGCCAGGACGCGTGGCTGGGGCTG includes:
- a CDS encoding efflux RND transporter periplasmic adaptor subunit, with protein sequence MSKRHEGKPTGIKAIRRLVKKHTVRSLRYRERLDRRTHRLAVISVLVLVTGLGYALYWRVCASRYVVTNDAYVAGNLVPLKAQTSGTVVDVRADDTQYVRQGNVLVRLDGLQAQVALEQAEADLADAVREVETLFSRSEELREKLAAKEAMLNRVRRDLSRYRSVAGEGAVSGQQVEDTEYHFRELEADVRQARAELAGADARVQATTPEDNPKVRQAAAALKQAYLSRVRQDIVAPASGYVAKRAILPGDQVKPETPLLAIVPLDYLWIDANFLEDELTHVRPGQPVEITVDLYGSGVVYHGEVLGLAPGTGSVFGLLPPDNATGNYIHIRERVPVRIGLRAEELKAHPLRPGLSALARIDTGSPGRPVLEPLTPLPADAYRTEVYSRQLEGAEALIRDIVRANRRPLAGHLAEAGDPAKHKL
- a CDS encoding efflux transporter outer membrane subunit, with the translated sequence MSLRRTVGPAFTLLGLSALLTACMPLPGGGVQARLMDLSGESRTLSADPAAERIVKRWPREKWWVDFHNAELNRVIEAALAGSPTLKVAVARLSQAEAAADYRAADLLPSVGARADLHRRRFSSTDFYGPAGGHTYTGAYLDPAVFNYHLDLWGKDKANLEAALGQEKAEASELAAARLLLSTAVARAYFLLGSTEEAIAWAHARVEKSAEKLRLARLRWERGLEAQDPVHEDEQKLQDAHQRESHLHAEAQTLRNRLAALAGRGPDWGREIRISAGAYAERFPLPERLPLGLLAHRPDVAAALWRAEAAARLVKVAETNFYPDVDLVGFAGLRSLNLKDLFLSHGASVAYSIGPTVTLPIFEGGRLEAELKHAQAAHAGAVEGYNAALLAAVQQVADALAHWRETLDHDATQERALAAAEAEAELAERRFQAGLSTRDGEIDAATRLIEQRLKASELRSEHLQAAVGLIAALGGGYENPQTQPASGTQP
- a CDS encoding DHA2 family efflux MFS transporter permease subunit, whose translation is MTSADKNARAAWAPLTHDSLNKARNGASALTGVQFFLLNFGLLLGNLLVLFNTGAFASISLHATGDLGVSPSHASWLQSYYFVSLAISLPISAWLAARYGEVRLYLFSLLVIALGSLICASTGDLSAFVLGRVLQGFFGGLTLPLSQTLLMREYPESQKAYAVALWSLAALSPFTLGPYAGGWIADQWGWRWLFHLSIPLLLVSAGLGWALLIERTAERRSPPFDRVGFVLLVLALGCLQTVLNRGQDEDWYNSAPLVALACLGITALAGFIAWELGARTPLLDLRLFARRNFAVATLVLSLGFLFMYGLLSVLLVRLQAVSGYSSLLAGSVLLPLIFFAKPMAAFFHRYAQGRDARLLASLNLLAFAAYCYWTSRYDFFGRSSLFTNVLWSQVLEGFCLGGLFVPLTTLFLSGLTPRRQIQAVELGGMLRVLGGSVASPLLGVLWERRAAFHQSRLAEGLTAYDPLSGAMISTLHSAGLQDAQAVAGLAGVAGRHAAILGLDDTFRFCAWAFIALAALVWLAEPVGRPRRVKRGEATRGNALSSRMEAP